The Thalassophryne amazonica chromosome 8, fThaAma1.1, whole genome shotgun sequence genome includes a window with the following:
- the myod1 gene encoding myoblast determination protein 1 homolog, translating to MEFSDLSFPIPSAEEFYDDPCFNTSDMHFFEDLDPRLVHVGLLKPEDSSSSSSSSPPSSSSSPSSLLHLHHHAEAEDDEHVRAPSGHHQAGRCLLWACKACKRKTTNADRRKAATLRERRRLSKVNDAFETLKRCTTANPNQRLPKVEILRNAISYIESLQALLRGGQDDSFYPVLEHYSGDSDASSPRSNCSDGMTDFNGPSCQSDRRGRYDSSSYFSESPNAPVKAERTSVQVSSLDCLSSIVERISTEGSALLPATDSPDSPPAEPPTAAETPNTAQASSPTISQDPSLIYQVL from the exons ATGGAGTTCTCGGACCTCTCGTTCCCGATCCCTTCCGCCGAAGAGTTCTACGACGACCCCTGTTTTAACACCAGTGACATGCACTTCTTTGAGGACCTGGACCCGAGGCTGGTTCACGTGGGCCTGCTGAAGCCCGAGGACTCCTCGTCCTCCTCTTCATCCtcccctccctcctcctcctcctccccgtcCTCCCTGCTGCACCTCCACCACCACGCAGAGGCAGAGGACGACGAGCACGTGCGCGCGCCCAGCGGGCACCACCAGGCGGGTCGGTGCCTGCTTTGGGCCTGTAAGGCCTGCAAGAGGAAGACCACCAACGCGGACCGCCGGAAGGCCGCCACGCTGCGCGAGCGCCGGCGGCTCAGCAAGGTCAACGACGCGTTCGAGACCCTGAAGCGCTGCACCACGGCCAACCCGAACCAGCGGCTCCCCAAAGTGGAGATCCTGCGGAACGCCATCAGCTACATCGAGTCCCTGCAGGCGCTGCTCCGCGGCGGCCAAGACGACAGCTTCTACCCGGTCCTGGAGCACTACAGCGGGGACTCGGACGCCTCCAGCCCGCGCTCCAACTGCTCCGACGGCATG ACTGATTTTAACGGACCCAGCTGTCAGTCTGACAGAAGAGGGCGCTATGACAGCAGCTCTTATTTCTCCGAGAGTCCAAACG CCCCTGTGAAGGCCGAGCGGACTTCGGTCCAGGTTTCCAGTCTGGACTGTCTGTCCAGCATCGTGGAGAGAATTTCCACGGAGGGCAGCGCCCTGCTGCCGGCCACCGACAGCCCAGACTCCCCGCCGGCCGAGCCGCCGACAGCTGCTGAGACGCCAAACACCGCCCAGGCCTCGTCTCCGACCATCAGCCAGGACCCGAGCCTGATCTACCAGGTCCTATAG